Proteins from a genomic interval of Tenacibaculum sp. SZ-18:
- a CDS encoding outer membrane protein: MKQKLLLALLLIFSIKLFSQDSKLSVEANFPIPIGDNFLGENYGGIVDIGVKYSFLELKIFDIGASINGGFLKNSKADSNNSFDVNVYPIQPRIFAEFNIEKLSKLHPQIGLGYSFLMFKAQSNGINPDFLETNIDRTESGVNLNLGLSYDITDKLFIQAQYDFIKIGVDNDVPDIKYNTNINILKFGLGLRI, encoded by the coding sequence ATGAAACAAAAGTTATTATTAGCATTATTACTGATTTTTTCCATAAAATTATTTTCTCAAGATTCGAAATTAAGTGTTGAAGCAAACTTTCCAATTCCAATCGGGGATAACTTTTTAGGAGAAAATTATGGAGGAATTGTTGATATTGGAGTAAAATATAGTTTTTTGGAATTGAAAATATTTGATATTGGAGCTTCAATAAACGGAGGATTTCTTAAAAACTCTAAAGCTGATAGTAATAATTCATTCGACGTAAATGTTTATCCCATACAACCTAGAATTTTTGCTGAATTTAATATTGAAAAATTAAGTAAACTTCATCCTCAAATTGGATTAGGGTATTCTTTTCTGATGTTTAAAGCACAATCAAACGGAATTAATCCTGATTTTCTTGAGACAAATATTGACCGAACGGAAAGTGGTGTAAATTTGAATTTAGGTTTATCTTATGATATTACAGATAAGCTTTTTATACAAGCACAATATGATTTTATAAAAATTGGCGTTGACAATGATGTCCCTGACATCAAGTATAACACGAATATTAATATATTGAAATTCGGATTAGGTTTACGTATATGA
- a CDS encoding DUF4041 domain-containing protein: MEIGLIITILVLGIALFIVINQCKKVKAKLTSEIEKKSTEISTKIEENSKLNSDLERFSGIISIESEIESKNKEFSEIQANATELNDKFIIAKSIFKELEKDIKIYKNDLEFIELGIYEPIFDLETSEAYKEKIRDVVNKQKQLIKGGNACVCNTEWVVGNSRKQGEIMTRRYINLTLRAFNGECDSLISKVRWNNVKRFEERIKKAFNAINKLGKSNNTFLTDKYLKLKLDELHLVYELAHKKYQEKEEAREIRAQQREEERAQREFEKARKDAEIEERRYQKALEKAKKDLGLVSGEKLDELNSQIAQLEQNLKEANEAKERAISRAQETKSGHVYIISNLGSFGENVYKIGMTRRLEPMDRVKELGDASVPFTFDLHAMIFSENAPELENLLHKEFDDRRINKVNYRKEYFNVTLDEIEQVIKDKYEKEVDFIKVSEAQQFRETQSIIKQLERVKNEQAENEVEKYPDSLF, translated from the coding sequence ATGGAAATAGGACTAATAATCACGATTTTAGTTTTAGGAATTGCGCTTTTCATTGTAATAAACCAATGTAAAAAAGTAAAGGCTAAACTAACTTCTGAAATCGAAAAAAAGAGTACGGAAATATCTACAAAAATTGAGGAAAATAGTAAGCTCAATTCTGATTTGGAAAGATTTAGTGGAATAATATCTATTGAAAGTGAGATTGAATCAAAAAACAAAGAATTTTCAGAAATTCAAGCCAACGCAACAGAATTAAACGATAAATTTATTATTGCAAAATCAATTTTTAAAGAACTAGAAAAGGACATTAAAATTTATAAAAATGATTTAGAATTTATTGAGCTCGGAATTTATGAACCGATTTTTGATTTAGAAACGTCCGAAGCATACAAAGAGAAAATAAGGGATGTTGTAAACAAACAAAAACAACTTATAAAAGGAGGAAATGCTTGTGTTTGTAATACAGAATGGGTAGTTGGAAATAGTCGAAAACAAGGAGAAATAATGACTCGAAGATATATCAATTTAACTTTGAGGGCATTTAATGGAGAATGTGATTCATTAATTTCTAAAGTCCGCTGGAATAATGTAAAACGTTTTGAAGAAAGAATAAAAAAAGCTTTTAACGCAATCAATAAACTTGGGAAATCGAATAATACATTTCTTACTGATAAATATTTAAAGTTAAAACTCGATGAACTTCATTTAGTTTATGAGTTAGCTCACAAAAAATATCAAGAAAAAGAGGAAGCAAGAGAAATAAGAGCCCAACAGCGAGAAGAAGAAAGAGCACAGCGTGAATTCGAAAAAGCTCGCAAAGATGCTGAAATAGAAGAAAGGCGTTACCAAAAAGCATTGGAAAAAGCAAAAAAGGATTTAGGATTAGTTAGCGGAGAAAAATTAGACGAATTAAATTCTCAAATCGCTCAATTAGAACAAAACTTAAAAGAAGCAAACGAAGCAAAGGAAAGAGCAATTTCGAGAGCACAGGAAACAAAATCTGGGCACGTTTATATAATTTCTAATCTTGGTTCATTTGGAGAAAATGTTTATAAAATTGGTATGACAAGAAGACTTGAACCAATGGACAGAGTAAAGGAATTAGGAGATGCTTCTGTACCTTTCACATTTGATTTACACGCTATGATATTTTCAGAAAATGCACCCGAACTTGAAAATTTATTACATAAAGAATTTGATGATAGGCGTATCAATAAAGTTAATTATAGAAAAGAGTATTTTAATGTAACATTGGACGAAATCGAACAAGTTATTAAAGACAAATACGAAAAAGAAGTTGACTTTATTAAAGTTTCGGAAGCTCAACAATTCAGAGAAACACAATCAATTATAAAACAACTTGAGCGAGTAAAGAATGAACAAGCAGAAAACGAAGTTGAAAAATATCCTGACAGCTTGTTCTGA
- a CDS encoding tetratricopeptide repeat protein → MKQTITTLLFTLLSLTVMAQDDLTTEIKSLYNNQKYDEIIVSHAAEAKKYPAKAIYYIGMAYYMKADDNNCVKYMDMSIDKDQSDPDAYYIKGMTYNYMGQFDNAIKSFIKAIELNNTSGYYYSGLGDSYLSQDELDKALEAYQKATEQENAPDRPFSMIPQIYNSLNQKDKALAAFYVAKDKISKETDSYINVLYNIGLFELLAENYEKAETAFTELVELAPNDYHSYAKLIQIHYARKQYDKAEPLKKKLYDAHSEGLLKDNMKDMFCFDQFKWNDKLIQVFERFAEPEGKLYYKHLFYVVNKDSEIEYRIQTENSVISVELGGPKYVLGMDKGDTHSTFNVGFNEDFNYNYLKSTVIEILEGKLKPGASSRPGKK, encoded by the coding sequence ATGAAGCAGACAATAACAACACTACTCTTCACACTACTATCCTTGACGGTAATGGCTCAAGACGACCTAACAACGGAAATCAAAAGTCTTTATAACAATCAGAAGTATGACGAGATTATTGTAAGTCATGCAGCTGAAGCAAAGAAGTACCCAGCAAAAGCTATTTACTACATAGGAATGGCTTATTACATGAAAGCTGACGACAATAATTGTGTTAAGTACATGGATATGTCAATTGACAAAGACCAAAGCGACCCTGACGCATACTACATAAAGGGTATGACATATAATTACATGGGGCAATTTGACAATGCTATAAAATCCTTCATAAAAGCCATAGAACTCAATAATACCAGTGGTTACTATTACAGTGGGCTCGGTGATTCTTATCTCAGCCAAGACGAACTTGACAAAGCACTTGAAGCCTATCAAAAGGCAACAGAACAAGAAAATGCACCAGACAGACCTTTTTCAATGATACCTCAGATTTACAATTCACTAAATCAAAAGGACAAAGCTTTAGCGGCATTTTATGTCGCCAAGGATAAAATATCAAAAGAGACTGACTCATATATCAATGTGCTATATAACATCGGGCTTTTTGAACTACTTGCAGAGAACTATGAAAAAGCCGAGACAGCCTTTACCGAGCTTGTTGAACTCGCACCTAACGACTATCATTCATATGCTAAGCTTATTCAAATTCACTACGCTCGCAAACAATATGACAAAGCAGAGCCATTGAAAAAGAAACTTTATGATGCACATAGCGAAGGTCTGCTCAAGGACAATATGAAAGACATGTTCTGCTTTGACCAATTCAAGTGGAATGACAAACTCATCCAAGTATTTGAAAGGTTTGCAGAACCCGAAGGGAAATTATACTATAAACACCTTTTCTATGTGGTAAACAAGGACAGTGAAATTGAATACCGCATTCAAACAGAGAATTCTGTAATCTCAGTTGAACTCGGAGGACCTAAGTATGTACTCGGCATGGACAAAGGGGACACTCATTCAACATTCAATGTTGGTTTTAATGAGGACTTCAACTATAACTACTTAAAAAGTACTGTTATTGAGATTTTAGAAGGAAAATTAAAACCGGGTGCTTCATCAAGACCAGGAAAAAAATAA
- a CDS encoding SMI1/KNR4 family protein: MEKIIDKYLDELISIELNKLPGQIVSEMSDPNQDKNEEWRIWNPIQSTVTDEEIKEFESRLGHNLPESYTKFLKHKHFYELQIGECSFCEHPARIWRASLSEMIFDGYPREFLIDTGRIPFANWSDWGLLCFDTTVENQNSDYPIVLWDHEVFDEFESKYSNFDNMIIELDKYEKENAS, encoded by the coding sequence ATGGAGAAAATTATAGATAAATATCTTGACGAACTTATATCAATTGAGTTGAATAAACTTCCAGGACAGATAGTATCGGAAATGTCTGACCCTAATCAAGATAAAAATGAAGAATGGAGAATTTGGAATCCAATTCAAAGCACAGTCACTGATGAGGAAATAAAAGAATTTGAATCAAGACTTGGTCACAATCTGCCTGAATCTTATACGAAATTCCTAAAGCATAAGCATTTCTACGAACTTCAAATTGGAGAATGCTCATTTTGCGAGCATCCTGCCAGAATTTGGAGAGCTTCACTGTCCGAAATGATTTTTGACGGATATCCAAGAGAGTTTTTAATTGATACAGGAAGAATACCGTTTGCAAACTGGAGTGATTGGGGATTATTGTGTTTTGATACAACTGTTGAAAATCAAAACAGCGACTATCCTATTGTTCTGTGGGATCACGAAGTTTTTGATGAGTTTGAATCAAAGTATTCCAATTTTGACAATATGATTATTGAATTAGATAAATATGAAAAAGAAAACGCAAGCTAA
- a CDS encoding TetR/AcrR family transcriptional regulator, translating into MSKKKKLILETAKTLFNERGYSQVTIRMIALKLNMSSGNLNYHFKKREDIFEALYFEMAAEFDERINVLSKIEISIEQVKNDVERSMKRMLDYSFFWTDLYNLLSINVKVQEHFQEVYKKRINGCFLLFKKMKEKDLMIDSSFEFEYDFLADRMINYGNTWLYSGSLYPNKLNLANIDYHIHTFLSILFPYLTFKGKREFQNLLPEFFG; encoded by the coding sequence ATGAGTAAAAAGAAAAAGTTGATTTTAGAAACTGCAAAAACTCTTTTTAATGAAAGAGGTTATAGCCAAGTAACTATAAGAATGATTGCTTTAAAACTAAATATGAGTTCAGGAAACTTAAATTATCACTTTAAAAAGCGAGAGGATATTTTCGAGGCTTTGTATTTTGAGATGGCTGCAGAATTTGATGAAAGAATTAATGTTTTAAGCAAGATTGAAATTTCGATAGAACAAGTTAAAAATGATGTTGAAAGAAGTATGAAGAGGATGTTAGACTATTCTTTTTTTTGGACAGATTTATATAATCTTCTTTCTATAAATGTTAAAGTGCAAGAGCATTTTCAAGAAGTTTATAAAAAAAGAATTAACGGTTGTTTTTTGTTGTTTAAAAAAATGAAAGAAAAAGATTTGATGATAGATTCATCCTTTGAATTTGAATATGATTTTCTAGCTGACAGAATGATTAACTATGGTAATACTTGGTTATATTCTGGCAGTCTATATCCGAATAAATTAAATCTAGCTAATATTGATTACCACATACACACTTTCTTAAGTATATTGTTTCCTTATCTTACTTTTAAAGGAAAAAGAGAGTTTCAAAATTTATTACCAGAGTTTTTTGGGTGA
- a CDS encoding alpha/beta fold hydrolase has translation MKSLYKSELGKKEIMNLYEQKLKDLNIDYKYKLVKTNFGNTNIIIVGDSIKPPILIIHGSNGCAPISLETYPNLHKEFQVFAIDVLAQPNKSAQNRLSMKDNTYGLWINELIKKLELKNVTMAGFSFGGLIILKTLIQNESNIKEVFLSAPAFIVNGNPLIALFKVFIPMKRYMKNQKTKYLEKFLQSLFSEKDEFALNYLSKVFLYFNMDFTPVPIIKKAEAKLITTPISLFAAKQDIMFPGIKMLKRANKIFPSLKEAILLEDSKHVQNRIDNNKIEKIILRK, from the coding sequence ATGAAATCATTATACAAATCAGAATTAGGAAAAAAGGAGATTATGAATCTTTATGAGCAAAAACTAAAGGATTTAAATATAGATTACAAATACAAACTCGTTAAAACTAATTTTGGAAACACGAACATTATTATAGTTGGTGATTCAATAAAACCACCAATATTAATAATTCACGGTTCAAATGGTTGCGCTCCAATTTCATTGGAAACTTATCCAAATCTTCACAAAGAATTTCAGGTATTTGCCATAGATGTTCTTGCACAACCAAATAAAAGTGCTCAAAACAGATTGAGTATGAAAGACAATACTTATGGTCTGTGGATAAACGAATTAATAAAAAAACTTGAATTGAAAAATGTAACTATGGCTGGTTTCTCTTTCGGTGGATTAATAATTCTTAAAACTTTGATTCAGAATGAAAGTAATATAAAAGAGGTGTTTTTATCTGCCCCTGCATTTATAGTAAATGGAAACCCATTGATTGCATTGTTTAAGGTATTTATTCCTATGAAACGATACATGAAAAATCAAAAGACTAAATATCTTGAAAAATTCTTGCAATCTCTCTTTTCTGAAAAAGATGAATTTGCACTTAATTATTTATCAAAGGTATTTTTGTATTTCAATATGGACTTCACACCTGTTCCAATAATAAAAAAAGCAGAAGCCAAATTGATAACAACTCCAATAAGTTTATTTGCTGCTAAGCAAGACATTATGTTTCCTGGAATAAAAATGCTAAAACGTGCTAACAAAATTTTTCCGTCATTAAAAGAAGCTATTTTATTAGAAGATTCAAAACACGTCCAAAACAGAATTGATAATAATAAGATTGAAAAAATAATATTAAGAAAATAA
- a CDS encoding NADAR family protein — translation MNYTNEKIIERIESGENLKYLLFWGHQKSDRITKSCFSQWYESEFEINGIKFLTAEHYMMAEKALLFNDKEIYQEIIESEKAGKVKELGRKVKNFNQRIWEENRFDIVVRGNFHKFSQNPELSEFLKNTNDRILVEASPVDRIWGIGIAQNDENAEIPYFWDGLNLLGYALMETRDILNKIGEFKPLENSVLPPWLAHPEINRYSIGWRMGYGEEHIDNLIEYLDKITDTERIIYELTYPENEEWKDWYKNG, via the coding sequence ATGAACTACACGAACGAGAAAATAATTGAACGAATTGAATCTGGAGAAAACCTGAAATATCTTCTATTTTGGGGACATCAAAAGTCTGACCGAATTACAAAATCTTGTTTTAGTCAATGGTATGAATCTGAATTTGAGATTAACGGAATTAAATTCTTGACAGCTGAACATTATATGATGGCTGAAAAAGCTCTGTTGTTTAACGACAAAGAAATTTACCAGGAAATAATCGAATCAGAAAAAGCAGGAAAGGTAAAAGAACTTGGAAGAAAAGTAAAAAACTTTAACCAAAGGATTTGGGAAGAAAATCGATTTGACATAGTAGTTAGAGGTAATTTCCACAAGTTTAGTCAAAACCCAGAGTTATCTGAATTTTTAAAAAACACGAATGACCGAATTTTAGTTGAGGCAAGTCCTGTAGATAGAATTTGGGGAATTGGAATTGCACAAAATGACGAAAATGCTGAAATTCCATATTTTTGGGACGGACTGAATTTACTTGGTTACGCTTTAATGGAAACAAGAGATATACTAAACAAAATTGGAGAATTTAAACCTCTTGAAAATTCTGTTTTACCACCTTGGTTGGCTCATCCTGAAATCAACAGATATAGTATTGGTTGGAGAATGGGATATGGAGAAGAACATATTGATAACCTAATTGAATATTTAGACAAAATAACTGATACCGAAAGAATAATATACGAACTGACCTATCCTGAAAATGAGGAATGGAAAGATTGGTATAAAAACGGATAA
- a CDS encoding DMP19 family protein, producing MKKLLIFVTSLFSANASSQMEFDLDKVLKMERRDMIIMEIDTYLNKKCEYGEKVDRLNESQKVLLIVENLEREINNGGFHQFYWNSSGEYANETIDALIKIGANETAEIVKKANSEFKNEIVPKDRAERHNELELIEEKAKENWNKCDSEFYEYQDNLIELLIAFVIKNKPDFEK from the coding sequence TTGAAAAAACTATTAATATTCGTAACATCATTATTTTCAGCCAATGCAAGTTCGCAAATGGAATTTGATTTAGACAAAGTTCTGAAAATGGAAAGACGAGATATGATAATTATGGAAATTGACACATATCTGAACAAAAAATGTGAATACGGAGAAAAGGTTGACAGACTGAACGAATCGCAAAAAGTCTTGTTGATTGTTGAAAATTTGGAACGAGAAATTAACAATGGTGGATTTCATCAATTTTATTGGAATTCAAGTGGAGAGTATGCGAATGAGACTATTGATGCTTTAATAAAAATTGGAGCGAACGAAACAGCCGAAATAGTTAAAAAAGCTAATTCGGAATTTAAAAATGAAATCGTACCAAAAGACCGAGCTGAAAGGCACAATGAACTTGAACTGATTGAGGAAAAGGCAAAAGAAAATTGGAATAAATGCGATTCTGAATTTTACGAATATCAGGATAATTTGATCGAATTATTAATTGCTTTTGTAATTAAAAATAAACCCGATTTTGAAAAATAA